The DNA window CCCGCCACGCCCTCGCCCAGGCGCACGCGCGCGCCCTCGGTGATGTGCGGCGAGAGCCCGCGCGCGGCGGCGAGATACAGGTTGTCCGGCTCCGGCGCGCGCAGCATCAGCGAGCAGCGCTGCGCCTGCATGTCGTCGCCCACGAGCGCGAGCAGCCCATCCACCAGCTGCCGCGGATCGTGCGCCGCCGCGTCCAGCGACAGCACGCGGTCGATCAGGTAGAGCGTGCGCTCGGTCTGCCGCAGCGTCTCGCCGCGGCGCAGCAGCTCGACCTGCGTCTGCTCGACGGTGACCGACGCCGCCGCCAGCTGCTCCTCCAGCCGCTGCGCGCGGCGCTCGGCGCGGCGTACGGCCTCCGCCTGCTGCGCCGCCTGGCGCTCCGCCGCCACGCGCTCGGCGCGGGTCTCCTCGCGCGGCGGCAGCGTGTCGAGCGCGGGGAGCGTCGCCACGCCGGCGGCCGGCGTGCGTCGCGCGGCGTCCAGCTCGCGCTCCAGCTGCGCGAGGCGCTGCACGTACGCGCCGTGCACGTGCTGCGTCACCTCCTCCAGCGTCTTGACCGCCTCGTCGCGCGCCTCGCGCTCCCAGAAGCGCGCCACGCACAGCTCGAACAGCTCCACCGCGGGCGCGAAGCGATCGAGCACCCGCGCGCCGAAGATGCGCCGCGGCTCGAGCAGCGCCAGCACGGACACCAGGTGGCCCTCGATCACCACGCCGCGCAGCGCGAGCTGCCCGTCCATCGGCGTCGCGAAGCCGAGCAGCCGCCCGTAGTCGGGCGAGCGGTCGGTCAGCTCGACGAAGCGCGCGCCGCCCAGGAGCGTCTGGCGCACGGCGGTCGGCAGGTGCTCCAGGCTCGCCTCGGCCTCCGTCCGCACGAGCGCCGTCCCGTTGGGCGACAGCCGCTCGCGCAGCAGCTCGCGCCGCGCGTCGTACGGGAAGAGCGCCAGCTGCGCCCCGCGATCGAGCTCGGACAGCGTCTCCCCGAGCGCGAGGAGCGCGGCGTCCAGATCCGGGGCCGCGCCGAGCGCGAGGGCGAGGGAGGCGAGCGGGCGTGGCGGCATGCGGGCGGTGAGGGGCGGCCCGGGAGCGCCGCGGCGGGGACGCGCGGGGCGTCGGGGCGAAATGTGCCCGGGGCGCACGCACGCGGTCAATCGCGGCGCGCCCCGGGTCGGCTTGATCGCGTTTCCGGCGACCGCTTACCTTGCGTCGATGCCCGACCGAACGTTGCAGCTCGTGTTGCACTACGACGGCGCCCGGTTCGCCGGGTGGCAGCGGCAACGCGACGCGCGCACCGTCCAGGGGGAGCTGGAGGCGGTCCTCGCGCGCCTCTGCGGCGCCCCGGTCGCCGTGCTCGGCGCCGGTCGGACCGACGCGGGCGTCCACGCGCGCGGGCAGGCCGCCGGAGTGCGCGTGGACGGGAAGTGGACGGCGGAGCGCCTCCGCCGCGCGATGAACGCGCTCCTGCCCGACGACGTCTGGGTCGCGGCCGCGCACGAGATGCAGCCGGCCTTCCACGCCCGCTTCGACGCCACCGCGCGGCGCTACGCCTACCACGTGGGCACCGACGACGCGGCGCACTCGCCCTTCCGCCGCAGCCACGAGTGGGCGGTCGACCGGCCGCTGGACCGCGCGCTGCTGGATGCCGCCGCGGCACTTCTGCTGGGTGAGCACACCTTCCGCGGCTTCGCCGTGAAGGGGACCGCGCCGCCGGACGACCACCATCGCTGCATCGTGCACGAGGCGCGCTGGCGCGAGCGCGAGGGCGGCCTCGCCTTCGAGGTCGAGGCGAACCGGTTCCTCCACCACATGGTGCGCTTCCTCGTGGGCACGATGATCGACATCGGGCTCGGGAAGCGGCCGCCGGAGGACCTCCCCCGCTTGCTCGCGGCAGGCGACAACAGCGAGGTTTCACCGCCGGCCCCGGCGCGCGCGCTCTTCCTGGACGCGGTGCGCTACCCCGCACACCTCTATCTCACGCGCGCATGAAACTCCTCCTGGCGTCCGCCTCGGTAGCA is part of the Roseisolibacter agri genome and encodes:
- the truA gene encoding tRNA pseudouridine(38-40) synthase TruA, giving the protein MPDRTLQLVLHYDGARFAGWQRQRDARTVQGELEAVLARLCGAPVAVLGAGRTDAGVHARGQAAGVRVDGKWTAERLRRAMNALLPDDVWVAAAHEMQPAFHARFDATARRYAYHVGTDDAAHSPFRRSHEWAVDRPLDRALLDAAAALLLGEHTFRGFAVKGTAPPDDHHRCIVHEARWREREGGLAFEVEANRFLHHMVRFLVGTMIDIGLGKRPPEDLPRLLAAGDNSEVSPPAPARALFLDAVRYPAHLYLTRA
- a CDS encoding GAF domain-containing protein, encoding MPPRPLASLALALGAAPDLDAALLALGETLSELDRGAQLALFPYDARRELLRERLSPNGTALVRTEAEASLEHLPTAVRQTLLGGARFVELTDRSPDYGRLLGFATPMDGQLALRGVVIEGHLVSVLALLEPRRIFGARVLDRFAPAVELFELCVARFWEREARDEAVKTLEEVTQHVHGAYVQRLAQLERELDAARRTPAAGVATLPALDTLPPREETRAERVAAERQAAQQAEAVRRAERRAQRLEEQLAAASVTVEQTQVELLRRGETLRQTERTLYLIDRVLSLDAAAHDPRQLVDGLLALVGDDMQAQRCSLMLRAPEPDNLYLAAARGLSPHITEGARVRLGEGVAGRVAQSREPMLVRDVRDAGSHPLLRDQYFTSGSFISFPLVYHDELVGVVNLTNRATQAGYTDADVERVRLLGLLIALVATHARLPERLVAHLEVA